The proteins below come from a single Nitrospirota bacterium genomic window:
- a CDS encoding BrnT family toxin, whose translation MTYEWDPKKAEANRRKHGVSFEEAATVFQDVNAVTFEDPDHSDEEPRELTVGLSRSGRVLFLSHCDRGKRIRIISARKATPKEREQYAEGFH comes from the coding sequence GTGACTTATGAGTGGGATCCGAAGAAGGCTGAAGCAAACCGACGGAAGCACGGCGTGTCTTTTGAGGAGGCGGCTACGGTATTTCAAGATGTCAACGCAGTGACCTTTGAGGACCCAGACCACTCAGATGAAGAACCTCGAGAGCTTACCGTTGGTCTATCGAGATCGGGTCGCGTGTTGTTCCTTTCGCATTGTGATCGCGGAAAGCGGATTCGAATTATAAGTGCGAGGAAAGCAACTCCAAAAGAAAGGGAACAGTATGCGGAAGGGTTCCACTAA